The following proteins are encoded in a genomic region of Takifugu flavidus isolate HTHZ2018 chromosome 3, ASM371156v2, whole genome shotgun sequence:
- the LOC130522485 gene encoding nuclear receptor subfamily 0 group B member 1-like, with the protein MPCCKRREGGDAARGSILYSILKRGAPRRGRQLEAAAARRPRCTCASACKLVTLRAPVLMFTAASQVLAKTFRFLKNVACFRGLPAGDQRLLVRHRWAPLLVVGLVQDSVHFDTVETRRPSLLHTILTRHKRDTSAGAGDPGVPVGVAEGIQAFLVRCRGLGMSADEFALVKGALLFSAELKKLECGDYIQTLHREAQRALYDHVRDKTSRMCRLQALLQALRSVDPEAVSRLFFRPVTGSIDVDEHVLALFDQQ; encoded by the exons ATGCCGTGTTGTAAacgcagagaggggggggacgCGGCGCGGGGGAGCATCCTCTACAGTATCCTGAAGAGAGGAGCTCCGCGTCGGGGGCGACAGCTGGAAGCAGCCGCTGCGCGCCGGCCCCGGTGCACCTGCGCGTCAGCCTGCAAACTGGTTACGCTTCGAGCTCCGGTCCTAATGTTCACAGCAGCGTCACAAGTGCTGGCCAAAACTTTCCGATTCCTTAAAAATGTGGCCTGCTTTCGGGGTTTGCCAGCAGGAGACCAGCGGCTGCTGGTGCGCCACAGGTGGGCGCCGCTGCTGGTTGTGGGTCTGGTCCAGGACTCGGTGCATTTCGACACGGTCGAGACACGGCGGCCGAGTCTGCTGCACACAATTTTAACGCGCCACAAAAGGGACACATCGGCTGGGGCTGGAGATCCAGGGGTGCCCGTCGGCGTCGCGGAGGGGATTCAAGCGTTTCTGGTGAGGTGCAGAGGACTTGGGATGAGCGCCGACGAGTTCGCGTTAGTCAAAGGAGCCCTGCTCTTCTCTGCAG aactgaagaagctggAGTGTGGAGACTACATCCAGACACTTCACAGGGAGGCTCAACGTGCACTTTATGATCACGTCAGAGATAAAACCAGCCGCATGTGCCGACTGCAAGCGCTTCTCCAGGCGCTGCGCTCTGTGGACCCAGAGGCCGTGTCCAGACTCTTCTTCAGACCGGTGACGGGAAGCATCGATGTAGACGAACACGTGCTTGCCTTGTTCGATCAACAGTGA